From a single Calothrix sp. NIES-2098 genomic region:
- a CDS encoding cyclic nucleotide-binding protein: MQASIEQLSQINVFADLDTADKVNLQPQTQVQKYSKGEIILHEGDSLPAKLYAVVSGTIQVTKTATTGKETILRTLTNGEIFAAPALLGNGISPATVTAESDCEILTVERDALLKAIQQNPEIALRMLMVFNNRIQQLHETVHGLVSERAIVRLARLILYFAAESGTESTPQGECLKVKLSYYRMARSVGISYEECVRLIKSLKSIIIYSRGGKMTILDMQKLDAIAFGEILPED, from the coding sequence ATGCAAGCCTCTATAGAACAACTGTCGCAAATTAACGTGTTTGCAGATTTAGACACAGCAGACAAAGTAAACTTGCAACCACAAACTCAGGTGCAAAAATATAGCAAAGGAGAGATTATTCTGCATGAAGGCGATTCTTTACCAGCCAAATTATATGCTGTTGTCAGCGGTACGATTCAAGTTACTAAAACAGCAACCACAGGTAAAGAAACTATTCTGCGTACCTTAACTAATGGAGAAATTTTTGCTGCACCTGCTTTGTTAGGTAATGGAATTTCTCCTGCAACTGTAACTGCTGAATCTGATTGCGAAATTCTCACAGTAGAACGAGATGCTTTATTAAAAGCTATCCAACAAAATCCTGAGATTGCTTTACGGATGTTGATGGTTTTTAACAATCGGATTCAGCAATTACATGAAACAGTGCATGGATTAGTTTCTGAAAGGGCGATTGTCAGGCTTGCTAGGTTAATTCTCTACTTCGCTGCTGAATCTGGAACTGAATCAACGCCCCAAGGCGAGTGTTTAAAAGTTAAATTATCTTACTATCGCATGGCACGGAGTGTGGGCATTTCTTACGAAGAATGCGTGCGTTTAATTAAAAGCCTGAAGTCGATAATTATCTACAGTCGCGGAGGTAAGATGACGATACTTGATATGCAGAAATTAGATGCGATCGCCTTTGGTGAAATATTACCAGAAGATTAA
- a CDS encoding amidase encodes MNETDLAFTPALDLAQLIRRREVSPLDLVNIYLERIERLNPQLGSYFTVMADLAIADAQAKTELLATTSELPPFFGVPISIKDLNAVAGVTCTYGNPALLNNILNYDDGVVTLIKQAGFILLGKTATSELGSFPYSEPTGFPPARNPWNLDYTPGGSSGGAAASVAAGLCAIAQGSDGGGSIRGPAACCGVVGIKPSRGRVTHAPVGDRLSGLATNGPLARTVADAAALLDTMSGYFPGDPYWLPDPQPSFLAATQKQPGELRIAFSTIVPPLGKADANCEQGVLQTVKLLEQLGHKVEEKCPDFSGLVEPFQIVWQAGVGAAGIPAPALQPFNQFLLARSGSAAEYLQAVAQMQMVSRQIVAFFQNVDVLVLPVYLHSPIRVGEWADLSPEETFQNIINWVAPCPPANATGQPAIALPVEFDSNGVPISVQLVGKPGAEETLISLAAQIEAANPWLPHRPAVAT; translated from the coding sequence ATGAATGAAACTGATTTAGCTTTTACCCCAGCACTGGATTTGGCGCAGTTAATCCGTCGCCGGGAAGTGTCACCGCTAGATTTGGTAAATATTTATTTAGAAAGAATTGAGCGCTTAAATCCCCAATTAGGAAGTTATTTTACGGTGATGGCGGATTTGGCGATCGCAGATGCGCAAGCCAAAACCGAATTACTCGCAACAACCTCGGAATTACCACCGTTTTTTGGCGTCCCGATTTCAATTAAAGATTTAAATGCTGTAGCAGGCGTAACTTGTACTTACGGCAATCCCGCATTACTAAACAATATCCTCAACTATGATGACGGGGTAGTAACTCTGATTAAACAAGCGGGATTTATTCTGCTGGGTAAAACCGCTACTTCAGAATTAGGTTCATTTCCTTACAGCGAACCTACGGGATTTCCCCCAGCTAGAAATCCTTGGAATTTAGATTATACTCCTGGCGGTTCTAGCGGTGGTGCAGCTGCATCAGTAGCAGCCGGATTATGTGCGATCGCTCAAGGTTCCGATGGCGGTGGTTCGATTCGCGGGCCTGCGGCTTGTTGCGGTGTCGTGGGAATTAAGCCATCACGCGGAAGGGTCACTCATGCACCTGTAGGCGATCGCCTTTCTGGACTTGCTACTAACGGGCCGCTTGCCCGTACTGTTGCGGATGCGGCTGCGCTTTTAGATACCATGTCCGGGTATTTCCCTGGCGATCCTTATTGGCTACCCGATCCACAACCATCATTTCTAGCTGCTACTCAAAAACAACCAGGGGAATTACGCATTGCTTTTAGCACGATCGTTCCTCCTTTGGGTAAAGCAGACGCTAACTGCGAACAAGGAGTTTTGCAAACAGTTAAATTATTAGAACAACTTGGTCACAAAGTTGAAGAGAAATGCCCAGATTTTAGCGGCTTAGTCGAACCATTTCAAATTGTCTGGCAAGCTGGGGTAGGTGCGGCGGGAATTCCAGCACCAGCGTTACAACCATTCAATCAATTTTTGTTAGCGCGATCGGGTTCTGCGGCGGAATATCTGCAAGCAGTAGCGCAAATGCAAATGGTATCACGGCAAATTGTGGCGTTTTTCCAGAATGTGGATGTGTTGGTATTGCCAGTGTATCTGCATTCACCGATTCGGGTGGGAGAATGGGCTGATTTAAGTCCAGAAGAGACATTCCAAAATATTATTAACTGGGTAGCACCCTGTCCGCCAGCAAATGCGACGGGACAACCTGCGATCGCACTTCCTGTAGAATTTGATAGTAATGGCGTACCCATTAGCGTGCAGTTAGTTGGTAAGCCTGGTGCAGAAGAAACACTTATTAGCCTAGCAGCACAAATAGAAGCCGCTAATCCTTGGCTTCCGCATCGTCCAGCTGTAGCGACATAA
- a CDS encoding methyltransferase has translation MTNPTLNHPTASGHQVLAAAGKKYLRPGGRIATEQLFQWANFHPGETVLELASSFGYSAIALAQRYHVKVLGIEKDPESVACARANIRAAGLENQVEIIEGDIFHLDKIPGQFDYVLAEAILTMQSPPGKAKVLKEIYHHLKPGGKFLSHELLARNKEAEIHADLARVIRVNSTPLSEANWIAALATAGLQVQQHLTSSMNLLNLRRMIQEEGILNALRIFWNILTQPSIRKRVLEMRHVFHKYHHELGYIIMCAVAE, from the coding sequence ATGACCAACCCTACCCTTAATCACCCAACCGCATCCGGACACCAAGTTTTAGCAGCAGCAGGCAAAAAATATCTGCGTCCTGGTGGACGGATAGCTACAGAACAATTATTTCAGTGGGCAAATTTCCACCCGGGAGAGACAGTTTTAGAACTAGCTTCTAGCTTTGGTTATAGTGCGATCGCTCTGGCTCAACGCTACCATGTAAAAGTATTGGGTATAGAAAAAGATCCAGAAAGCGTTGCTTGTGCGCGTGCCAATATTCGCGCTGCTGGCTTAGAAAATCAAGTCGAAATCATTGAAGGCGATATCTTTCACCTGGATAAAATACCAGGTCAATTTGACTATGTTTTAGCAGAAGCAATTCTTACGATGCAATCTCCACCAGGGAAAGCTAAGGTTTTAAAGGAAATTTATCATCACCTCAAACCAGGCGGAAAATTCCTTTCTCACGAACTTTTAGCTCGTAATAAAGAAGCAGAAATTCATGCTGATTTAGCACGGGTAATTCGAGTTAATTCTACACCACTTTCTGAAGCTAATTGGATAGCTGCTTTGGCAACCGCAGGATTACAAGTGCAACAGCATCTTACTAGCTCCATGAATTTGTTGAATTTGAGACGAATGATACAAGAAGAAGGTATTTTGAACGCATTGCGGATATTTTGGAATATTTTGACGCAGCCATCTATCCGCAAGCGTGTTTTAGAAATGCGCCATGTTTTTCATAAATACCATCATGAATTAGGCTACATCATTATGTGTGCTGTAGCTGAGTAA
- a CDS encoding cupin domain-containing protein, translating to MSSTITTDQSYIIQLREQIEYPHSGVLSKVLLKDKVCQYTLFCLAANTEISEHTSTRNATIHVIEGRGLLTLSGKNIVLEPGTLVFMPANAPHALQAEDNLAFLLILSEKAAETN from the coding sequence ATGAGTTCTACAATCACAACAGATCAATCTTACATTATCCAATTGCGAGAACAAATTGAATATCCTCATAGTGGAGTTCTCAGTAAAGTATTACTTAAAGATAAAGTTTGTCAATACACTTTATTTTGTCTAGCAGCCAATACTGAAATTTCTGAACATACTTCAACTCGCAATGCCACAATCCATGTAATTGAAGGCAGAGGTTTATTGACTTTATCAGGCAAAAATATTGTTCTTGAGCCTGGTACTTTAGTTTTTATGCCTGCTAATGCACCTCATGCTTTACAAGCTGAAGATAATTTAGCATTCTTGCTCATCCTTTCTGAAAAAGCAGCAGAAACAAATTAG